One genomic segment of Mycolicibacterium chubuense NBB4 includes these proteins:
- a CDS encoding FABP family protein, protein MTSGDEAVAAAAERARQTAARNIPVFGDLPLPADTANLREGANLDDQLLALLPLVGVWRGEGEGRGSHGDYRFGQQIVVSHDGGDYLNWEARSWRLTDEGEYHSPTLRETGFWRFVSDPNDPVESQAIELLLAHSVGYVELFYGRPLNQSSWELVTDALARSKSGMLVGGAKRLYGIIEGGDLAYVEERVDADGGLVPHLSARLSRFAG, encoded by the coding sequence GTGACGTCCGGCGACGAGGCGGTCGCCGCAGCAGCCGAGCGGGCCCGCCAAACCGCCGCGCGCAACATCCCCGTGTTCGGGGATCTGCCCCTGCCCGCCGACACCGCGAATCTGCGCGAAGGCGCGAACCTCGACGACCAACTGCTGGCCCTGCTGCCGCTGGTGGGTGTGTGGCGCGGAGAGGGTGAAGGCCGCGGCTCCCACGGTGACTACCGGTTCGGCCAGCAGATCGTCGTGTCGCATGACGGCGGCGACTACCTCAACTGGGAAGCCCGCTCGTGGCGGCTGACCGACGAAGGCGAATACCACAGTCCCACGCTGCGGGAGACCGGGTTCTGGCGGTTCGTCAGCGATCCCAACGACCCGGTGGAGTCGCAGGCCATCGAGCTGTTGCTGGCCCACTCCGTGGGGTATGTGGAGCTGTTCTACGGCCGCCCGCTCAATCAGTCGTCCTGGGAGCTGGTCACCGACGCGCTGGCACGCAGCAAGTCGGGGATGCTCGTGGGCGGCGCCAAGAGGCTGTACGGGATCATCGAAGGCGGTGATCTGGCGTACGTGGAAGAGCGTGTCGACGCCGACGGAGGCCTCGTACCGCACCTGTCCGCCCGTCTCTCGCGGTTCGCCGGATAG
- a CDS encoding aminodeoxychorismate lyase — MADGASVVVTLDGQLHDPRTPLLFADDLAAVRGDGIFETLLIRHGRPCLLDAHLARLTHSAKLVDLPAPDLPRWRSAVRVAVDRWVADGGDEGVLRLVYSRGRESGGGPTAYATIAPLPDRVAQVRRGGVAALTLDRGLPSDAADTMPWLLAGAKTLSYAVNMAALRHAERHGAGDVIFLSTDGHLLEGPRSTVVIATTSEDGRTCLLTPPPWYPILRGTTQQALFEVARNKGYDCDYQALKPSDLVAAQGVWLVSSITLAARVHTLDGTPLPSAPQPDDIAELVDAAILSDR, encoded by the coding sequence ATGGCCGACGGAGCAAGTGTTGTCGTCACCCTCGACGGGCAGCTACACGATCCGCGCACGCCGCTGCTGTTCGCCGACGATCTCGCGGCCGTTCGCGGCGACGGCATCTTCGAGACCCTGCTGATCCGCCACGGCAGGCCCTGCCTGCTCGACGCGCACCTGGCACGGCTGACGCACTCGGCCAAGCTGGTCGACCTCCCCGCGCCGGACCTGCCGCGGTGGCGCTCGGCGGTGCGCGTCGCCGTGGACCGCTGGGTGGCCGACGGCGGCGACGAGGGCGTGCTGCGCCTCGTCTACAGCCGGGGACGGGAGAGCGGCGGCGGCCCTACCGCCTACGCGACGATCGCGCCGCTGCCGGACCGCGTCGCGCAGGTCCGCCGCGGCGGAGTGGCCGCGCTGACGCTGGACCGGGGACTTCCCTCCGACGCCGCCGACACCATGCCGTGGCTGCTGGCCGGCGCCAAGACGCTGTCGTATGCGGTGAACATGGCCGCGCTGCGGCATGCCGAACGCCACGGCGCCGGTGACGTCATCTTCCTCAGCACCGACGGCCACCTCCTCGAGGGCCCGCGGTCGACCGTCGTCATCGCGACCACCTCCGAGGACGGTCGCACGTGCCTGCTCACGCCGCCGCCGTGGTACCCGATCCTGCGCGGAACCACCCAGCAGGCGCTGTTCGAGGTGGCGCGCAACAAGGGTTACGACTGCGATTACCAGGCGTTGAAGCCCTCGGACCTTGTTGCCGCCCAAGGGGTTTGGCTGGTGTCGAGCATCACGCTGGCAGCCCGGGTGCACACCCTGGACGGGACACCGCTGCCGTCGGCTCCGCAGCCCGACGACATCGCCGAATTGGTCGACGCCGCAATCCTCAGCGATCGCTAG